One part of the Clarias gariepinus isolate MV-2021 ecotype Netherlands chromosome 24, CGAR_prim_01v2, whole genome shotgun sequence genome encodes these proteins:
- the LOC128512368 gene encoding midasin-like: MAELEENVKTTEVTENEPDSHTTAYEEEKLDIKRNLTEEDQRNSQDGQMRLTVEELNQDQAELQKENTLEQDLTENGVKEEEITIDMVEKNGSQSEKDEKPDENNIKKDEMIKREFEKKKSHVEDGNQDQSESEKLKECLEPCIKINERDEKDEDKVKEHQEKSHKQDKDTKGPEENKNELTGNTLAKCETNIKLLDKNACQGEKNDESEVNNIKEDGPNVEFETKKSHVEDGNQNQSEAEKPKECLEPCLSNEERDERGEDQVEKPIEKSHEQNQDTREPEGNKNDLTGNSLAEGETNIKLLDNNAGQGEKNDESEVNNIKEDGTDVEFEKKKSQDEKEKTRKLRQQSSEVKKDSIEDGEINTMPEEKETRQNRNDNDQEEKSTTRWIKLPSWRVRYFTFQTGNTRDSHKKFLKTLHKKNFRLKQADKARSGKFCLVFCPVVSRAGTDIEAALHQLKEISDTKPAILVVLHHTIDQECIVPDSSRAVQRENMIAVDCVFHEDHGLYKCSKNKEAVKKVAKWLKTKPWRNVVVKVR, from the exons ATGGCTGAACttgaagaaaatgtgaaaacAACAGAAGTTACAGAGAATGAACCTGATTCTCACACAACTGCCtatgaagaagaaaaacttGACATAAAAAGGAATC TAACAGAGGAAGATCAGAGAAATAGCCAAGATGGACAAATGAGGCTTACTGTAGAGGAACTGAACCAGGATCAAGCTGAGttacagaaagaaaacacattagAGCAAGATCTGACAGAAAATGGtgtaaaagaagaagagattACAATAGATATGGTCGAAAAGAATGGAAGTCAAAGTGAGAAGGACGAGAAACCagatgaaaataatataaaaaaggatgAGATGATAAAAAGAGAatttgaaaagaagaaaagtcaTGTAGAGGACGGAAACCAAGatcaaagtgaaagtgaaaaaCTCAAAGAGTGTTTGGAGCcgtgcattaaaataaatgaaagagatGAGAAAGATGAAGACAAGGTGAAGGAACACCAAGAAAAGAGTCACAAACAAGACAAAGATACTAAAGGAcctgaagaaaacaaaaatgagcTAACGGGTAATACTTTAGCAAAATGTGAAACAAATATAAAACTGCTAGATAAGAATGCATGTCAAGGTGAGAAGAATGATGAATCAGAAGTAAATAATATCAAAGAAGATGGACCAAATGTGGAATTTGAAACAAAGAAAAGTCATGTAGAGGACGGAAACCAAAATCAAAGTGAAGCTGAAAAACCCAAAGAATGTTTGGAGCCATGTCTATCAAATGAAGAAAGAGACGAGCGAGGTGAAGACCAGGTGGAGAAACCTATAGAAAAGAGTCATGAACAGAACCAAGATACTAGAGAAcctgaaggaaataaaaatgaccTAACAGGTAATAGTTTAGCAGAAGGTGAGACAAACATAAAACTGCTAGATAATAATGCAGGTCAAGGTGAGAAGAATGATGAATCAgaagtaaataatataaaagaagaTGGAACTGATGTGgagtttgaaaagaaaaaaagtcaagatGAGAAGGAGAAAACCAGAAAACTAAGACAACAAAGCAGTGAAGTAAAGAAGGATAGTATTGAGGATGGAGAAATTAACACCATGCCTGAGGAAAAGGAAACACGTCAAAACAGAAATGACAATGACCAAGAAGAGAAGTCAACAACACGGTGGATAAAACTTCCCTCGTGGAGAG TAAGGTACTTCACCTTCCAGACTGGCAACACTCGAGATTCCCAcaagaaatttttaaaaacactccaTAAAAAGAATTTCAGACTCAAACAAGCAGATAAAGCAAGGAGTGGCAAATTCTGCCTTGTTTTCTGCCCTGTGGTTTCCCGAGCAGGAACTGATATTGAAGCTGCTCTGCATCAGCTAAAGGAAATATCAG ATACCAAACCAGCAATTCTAGTGGTTCTCCACCATACAATTGATCAAGAGTGTATTGTACCAGACAGCAGCAGAGCTGTACAAAGAGAGAACATGATCGCAGTTGACTGCGTATTTCATGAGGATCACGGATTATATAAATGCTCAAAGAACAAGGAAGCAGTGAAAAAAGTTGCTAAATGGCTAAAAACA AAACCATGGAGAAATGTTGTGGTAAAAGTGAGGTAA